One window of the Oncorhynchus gorbuscha isolate QuinsamMale2020 ecotype Even-year linkage group LG17, OgorEven_v1.0, whole genome shotgun sequence genome contains the following:
- the tmem229b gene encoding transmembrane protein 229b produces MATPAPPPVPLTVLSRWYLYAIHGYFCEVMFTAAWEFVVNRNWKFPGVTSVWALLIYGTCILIVEHMYLALRALRCPVLLRCLIYTLWTYIWEFGTGLLLTQFDACPWDYSHFQYNFMGLITAEYALPWFCASFMTERLVIRNTLRLRMDRDRVEGDQSDAGGGGGRKVWGEQRGANCYLKLD; encoded by the coding sequence ATGGCAACCCCGGCACCTCCACCAGTGCCTCTGACGGTCCTGTCTCGCTGGTACCTGTACGCCATCCACGGCTACTTCTGCGAGGTCATGTTCACCGCCGCCTGGGAGTTCGTGGTCAACCGCAACTGGAAGTTTCCTGGTGTGACCAGTGTATGGGCTCTGCTAATCTACGGGACCTGCATCCTCATCGTGGAGCACATGTACCTGGCCCTCCGAGCTCTCCGTTGCCCCGTGCTGCTGCGATGCCTCATCTATACCCTATGGACGTATATCTGGGAGTTCGGTACAGGGCTGTTGTTGACCCAGTTCGACGCCTGTCCCTGGGATTATTCCCATTTTCAGTATAACTTTATGGGGTTGATCACAGCGGAGTACGCCCTGCCCTGGTTTTGTGCATCTTTCATGACGGAGCGACTGGTTATACGCAACACGCTGCGGTTACGgatggacagggacagggtggaAGGGGACCAGTCGGATGCAGgcgggggaggaggaaggaaagtGTGGGGCGAACAAAGAGGAGCCAACTGCTATCTTAAATTGGACTGA